The window AGGGCGACCGCCATGGTCTGGTGCGGCTGTAGGAGTTGGGACGACCGCCATGGTTTGGTGCGGCTGTAGGAGTTGGGGTGACCGCCATGGTCTGGTGCGGCTGTAGGTAGAGGTGACCACCATGGTTTGGTGGGGCTATAGGTAGAGGTGACCACCATGATCCGACGGGGCTGTAGGAGTTGAGGTGACCATCATGGTCTGGTGGAGCTGTAGGTACGGTTGACCACCGTGATCCGGTGGGGCTGTAGCAGAGGTGACCACCGTGGCCTGGTGGAGCCGTGGGGGTCGGTGGGACGTGGGTCGAGGTCCCGGTGGTGTGCCCCCCCAGGGCTGGTGACGGGGTGGTCCTTGGCCTTCCTGGCTTTCGAGCGCTACATCGTCATCTGCAAACCCTTCGGCAACTTCCGCTTCAGCTCCAAGCACGccctgatggtggtggtggccaCCTGGGTCATCGGCGTCGGCGTCGCCATCCCCCCCTTCTTCGGCTGGAGCAGgtggggggcggcgggcagggggcGGGCAGGGTGGCaggtggggtgctgggggggtgctgggggggggcaggagggtgctGAGCCACCCAGCAGAGCCGTGGGGGTGCCACAGGGGTGCAATGGGGGTGCCACAGGTGTGCCATGGGGTGCACAGCAGCCTGGCAGTACCATGGGGGTGCCACGGGGGTGCAATGGGGGTGCCACGGGTGTGTCGtggggtgcagagcagcccGGCAGTACCATGGGGTGCAATGGGCGTGCAATGGGTGTGCCACGAGTGTGTCatgggggggccatgggggtgTGGAGCAGCCCAGCAGTAACATGGGGGTGCCACAGGGGTGCCATGGGTGTGCAATGGGTGTGCCACggggtgcagagcagcctgACAGTACCAtgggggtgccatggggtgccATGGGGATACCACGGGGGTGCCACGGGGTGCAATGGGTGTGCCACGGGGTGCAAtggggtgccatggggtgccACGGGGGTGCCACGGGGGTGCCACGGGGTGCCACGGGGTGCAAtggggtgccatggggtgccACGGGGTGCCACAGGGATACCATGGGGATACCACGGGGTGCCACGGGGTGCCATGGGGATACCACGGGGGTGCCACGGGGTGCCATGGGGTGCAATGGGTGTGCCACGGGGTGCCACGGGGATACCACGGGGATACCACgggggtgccatggggtgccATGGGGATACCATGGGGATACCATGGGGTGCCACGGGGTGCCACGGGGTGCCATGGGGATACCAtggggtgccatggggtgccatggggtgccACGGGGTGCCACGGGGATACCAtggggtgccatggggtgccatggggtgccACGGGGGTGCCACGGGGGTGCCACGGGGTGCCATGGGGTGCAATGGGTGTGCCACggggtgccatggggtgccATGGGGATAGCACgggggtgccatggggtgccatggggtgccACGGGGTGCCATGGGGATACCATGGGGTGCCACGGGGTGCCACGGGGTGCCATGGGGTGCAATGGGTGTGCCACggggtgccatggggtgccATGGGGATACCATGGGGATACCACgggggtgccatggggtgccACGGGGTGCCACGGGGATACCCCGGTGGCGCGGAGCAGGGGCGAGCGAGCGCGTGTGCCCGCAGGTACGTGCCCGAGGGGCTGCAGTGCTCCTGCGGCCCCGACTGGTACACGGTGGGCACCAAGTACAAGAGCGAGTACTACACCTggttcctcttcatcttctgcTTCATCGTGCCCCTCTCCCTCATCATCTTCTCCTACTCCCAGCTGCTCAGCGCCCTGCGGGCCGTGAGTCCCGGGGGCATGGCGGGCACGGGGGGCTGTGCACGCGCGTGTGCAAGGGCGGGGGGGATGGtgaaggggtgggggaggtgggagggaggaTTGGCTGGAGGGACAGCAGGGTGGAGGGGTGGAGaaaaggagggatggagagatggggagtggagggatggagggatgaggATTggctggagggatggagggatggagggatgaggagatggagggatggagggatggagagatgaggagatggagggatggagggatggagggatgaggagatggagggatggagggatggagagatgaggagatggagggatggagggatggagggatgaggagatggagggatggagggatggagggatgaggATTggctggagggatggagggagggagggatgaggagatggagggatggagggatgaggagatggagggatggagggatggagagatgaggagatggagggatggagggatggagggatggagggatgaggATTggctggagggatggagggatggagggatggagagatgaggagatggagggatcgagggatggagggatggagggatgaggATTGGCTGGAGAGacgcagggagggaaggagggctggagggaaggatgtAGGAAGAGCCGCTTGGCcggcagggcagggacaggaggaCAGGAGGAcaggggacagggggacagagggacagggggacagggggacagggctggggccGGGTCCAGACTCTGACTCCCCGGCCCTGGGCGCAGGTGGCCGCGCAGCAGCAGGAGTCGGCCACGACGCAGAAGGCGGAGCGGGAGGTGTCCCgcatggtggtggtgatggtgggctccttctgcctctgctacGTGCCCTACGCCGCCCTGGCCATGTACATGGTGAACAACCGGGACCACGGCCTCGACCTGCGCCTGGTCACCATCCCTGCCTTCTTCTCCAAGAGCGCCTGCGTCTACAACCCCATCATCTACTGCTTCATGAACAAACAGGTGCCCCCGGGAGATGGGGACATCCAGGGACACCTGGGAgatggggacaccctggggacacctgCGTGATGGGGACATCCAGGGACATCTGGGCGATAGGGACACCCTGGGACGCCTGAGCAATGGGGACACCTGGGAGAtgggggacaccctggggacacctggGTGATGGGGGCATCCAGGGACATCTGGGAGATGGGGACATCCAAGGACATCTGGGCGATAGGGACACCCTGGGACGCCTGAGCAATGGGGACACCTGGGAgatggggacaccctggggacacctggGCAATGGGGACACCCCAGGACACCTGGGCGATGGGGGCATCCAGGGACATCTGGGAGATGGGGACATCCAAGGACATCTGGGAGATGGGGACACCCTGGGACACCCAGGAGATGGGGACATCCAAGGACATCTGGGAGATGGGGACACCTGGGAGATGGGGACATCCCGGGGACACCCGGGCAATGGGGACACCCCAGGACACCTGGGCGATGGGGACATCCAGGGGCGCACAAGGACATCTGGGGACCAAGGATGTCGGGGGACACTTGGGGACCAGGGTCACTCAGGGATGTccaggggctggggacatgCGGACACCAGGGACACCCAGGGGTGCTCAAGGACATCTGGGGATCAGGGACATCCAGGGACACTTGGGGACAGGGATGACCATGGATAAGGGACCAGGGACGCCCGGTGCCAACGGACTGGGGAcaccctgggagcagggacagctggGGACGGGAGGTTTGAAGGACCCCCAGGGAATGCCTGGGGACACCCAGAGCCACCTCCAGGGCTGGGTCCCCAacggggtgggtttggggacgccccggggctgagccgtccccgtccccgcagTTCCGCGCCTGCATCATGGAGACGGTCTGCGGGAAGCCCATGGCGGACGACTCGGACATCTCCAGCTCGGCCCAGAGGACGGAGGTCTCGTCCGTCTCCTCCAGCCAGGTCAGCCCCAGCTGAGGAGCCGCCagcgcccgccccggccccccctgcccccccgcccccccgccccggctgtCCCCGCTATGGGGCTGGGGCCGCCCTGGGGGTCCGGGGTCGCCCCCCTCGGCCAGCCTAGGATGTAGGCGCGGGTGGGACAATAAACCACCGCCGCGGTCTGAACGCAACGCCGAGCCCGTCTGCGCGTCGGTGGCACcgcggcggggtggggggggaatggggacggggcggggggtcCGTGGGTGGCTCGGCCCCACGGCGCTGTGCCCCACGGTGATGTCAGTGTGGGGTCCCGCTCCCTTTGTCCTGCCCAGGAGCCACCAGCGGCggtggggcagggaggtgggatGCTGCCACGCTACACCCATGGCCTCGgggtggggctgagccccccgtctgtggggctggggtggtgCTGAGCCCCGCATCAGCGGGGCTGGGACAAGGCTGGGTCCCATCCATggggcagggtggtgctgaGCCCCCCATGTGTGGGGTTGGGACGAGGCTGGGTCCCATCCGTGGGGCTGGTGAGATGCTGAGCCCCCCAtccatggggcagggatggTGCTGAGTCCCCCAtccgtggggctggtggggtgctgagccccccaCGTGCGGGGCTGGTGGGATGCTGAGCCTCCCATGTGTGGGGCCGGGACAAGGCTCGGTCCCATCTGTGGGGCTGAGGTGGTGTTGAGCCCCCATCCGTGGGGCCGGTGGGGTTCTGAGCCCCCCATCTGTGGAGCTGGGGTGGTGCTGAGCCCCCATCCACGGGGCAGGGATGGTGCTGAGCCCCATCTGCAGGTCTGGTGGGGTGCTGAACCCCCCATGTGTGGGGCTGGGACAAGGCTGGATCCCAtccatggggcaggggaggggtgctgagccccccatgtgtggggctggggtggtgctgagcccccccccccgggggcgCAGGGTGCCCGTGCTGGATCGGGGcgcaccctggggtggggggagccccggTCTGGGGGTGCCGTGGGGCGCAGCCCTCGCCGGCCGCAAACACTTCCAACCGACGTCGCGCCGAGCCGGCGCCGCGCCGCCCAACGAGCCGAATcgggaacgggggggggggggacggacacccacccccccaacccTCACCCGCGCCCCGTTTTTGGGGTAAAAAGGGAACAATTCCGTCACGAGAACCCGACGGGGCTTCCGGGGTGAACGTAAACAGGTTTTATTGAACCACAAAATCCTCCGGCACGGCCGCGAAGCTCCGTTTACACCAGCCAGACAGAAATTAAATCATCCCGCGAGGAGAAATCACGGAGGGagaaatttgggggggggggggaacacacacgcacggggggggggggggccgggaaATCCAATTAGTGTCTGAAGTCGTTACCGGCCAGGAGCCGCCTGGCCGGCGTTCTGTCTGCCGTACGGATCTGGCGCGGGATTCTCCGATTCACCGCCGAGTTACACCCAAAGCGTTACGTTAAGAGAGGTACACGGAATACGAGGAGTATATATATACGTTACAGGCCGCGCTTCTCACCCTCGGGGAGCGattctgagggaaaaaaagggggttttggggttcgGTTTTTTGAAACCGACGCGGACGGCGGCACCGACCTCTGCGTGACGCCGCCGGAGAATCCACGTCGCTGCGGGTCGGGGGAAGCGAGACGTCCCTGGGCGAGGCGGGGAACGCACgcttgagaaaataaaacagaaatcgTAAAAACCAGAGAATATTAATTATCCGGGAAGAGCAAATTGCGGGTGCGACGAGCGGCTCCGTCTCCGGCCGAGCGCCGGTGCCGCCGTTCCTCCTTGGCAGCGTTTTTGGGTGGATTCAAGGCACTTTTGAGCAACGCCCGGGGCGGGAAAACGTTTTCCTAAGAAAAGGATTTACAAAGCCCGGCTTAACCCAAGCCCGGCTCACCTCTGggtttatttcttcctttcgGCCTTATTGTTCTCTGgcttagtttttcttttttgtttttgtttcttttttcttgattttttgaTTATTTGATTCTAAAAGCGCGGAGCTGAGTACATaccgattaaaaaaaaaaaaataaaataatcaaaggggggaggagagggaggcagggggaggggggaaccgTCACCGTCGCGCTGC of the Grus americana isolate bGruAme1 chromosome 1, bGruAme1.mat, whole genome shotgun sequence genome contains:
- the OPN1SW gene encoding short-wave-sensitive opsin 1, translated to MLGEEEFYLFKNGSSVGPWDGPQYHIAPPWAFYLQTAFMGFVFLVGTPLNAIVLVVTVKYKKLRQPLNYILVNISFSGFICCIFSVFTVFVSSSQGYFIFGKHMCALEGFAGATGGLVTGWSLAFLAFERYIVICKPFGNFRFSSKHALMVVVATWVIGVGVAIPPFFGWSRYVPEGLQCSCGPDWYTVGTKYKSEYYTWFLFIFCFIVPLSLIIFSYSQLLSALRAVAAQQQESATTQKAEREVSRMVVVMVGSFCLCYVPYAALAMYMVNNRDHGLDLRLVTIPAFFSKSACVYNPIIYCFMNKQFRACIMETVCGKPMADDSDISSSAQRTEVSSVSSSQVSPS